One Oceanicoccus sagamiensis genomic region harbors:
- the bamA gene encoding outer membrane protein assembly factor BamA: MKRYFLLFLVVVLSAVSARANESFVVSDIRVEGLQRISAGSIFASLPINVGDNIDAGTIRNSIRTLFRTGNFDNIYIARDGSILVVTVEERPSISEINIDGNKAIDTESLLEGLKGAGLSEGKVFKRSTLEGMKMELTRQYVSQGRYDAGIETDVTSLPRNRVGVNINIDEGTTASIQHINIVGNSVYNDEDLLDLFELKSTGWLSWISSDDKYAKEKLSGDLNTLESYYLDRGYIKFSIDSSQVSVTPDREAVYITVNIIEGDKYEVGEVDLSGDIVLPEAQLTPYILIKSGQTFSQAAVTSTEEWLTKRLGNEGYNFANVEGIPDINDEDKTVAIKFFIDPGKRTYVNRINFEGNTRTADEVLRREMRQMESAPASSASIEQSRVRLERLGYFKQARIDTQEIPGSDDLINLLYSVEEQSSGSIGASVGFSQDSGILLGANIQQDNFLGTGKQIGIGLNKSDFLTNIRFSFVDPYYTKDGVSRGFSVFYREADLDEINVSRYTTNTLGTSLNFGYPIKETERLGFSLGYTNTEIKAGFGAVQEIAASPRLFDVVRVDGEDWYRDYYEFEPDSTVEEVPIRFIDDNDNVIPGFESILSPPTVEGFLDTNGDTFDNFSITTSWTQSTLNRGRMATRGASQSLSLELTVPGSDLEYFKLVYNGQVFFPITRSWTVRLRTELGYGDGIGNDELPFFNNFYSGGFGSVRGFKSNTLGPRSTPAQIYQTDRARVAIQEGDDGCETVSNGFCDGTNGTIAPGDLVLDNKLSYVAVNDINGDTKIFFSPYENDPDPFGGNVLIEGGAELLFPLPFIKDQRSVRTAFFVDVGNVFSTECGDSQANCFEADLDELRYSVGLGLSWITGFGPLTFSYAKPLNDSEDDETEAFQFSLGRSF, from the coding sequence ATGAAACGTTATTTCCTGTTGTTTTTAGTGGTTGTGCTAAGTGCTGTTTCTGCGCGTGCCAACGAGTCTTTTGTGGTATCCGATATCCGTGTTGAGGGTCTACAGCGGATTTCAGCGGGTAGTATCTTTGCCTCCCTGCCGATCAATGTCGGCGACAATATTGATGCGGGCACCATTCGCAATAGTATTCGTACCCTGTTCCGTACCGGTAACTTCGACAATATCTATATTGCCCGTGATGGCAGCATCCTGGTAGTCACCGTAGAAGAGCGTCCCTCTATCAGTGAAATCAATATCGACGGGAACAAGGCCATTGATACTGAGTCCCTGTTAGAGGGCTTAAAAGGTGCGGGCCTGTCAGAAGGTAAGGTGTTTAAGCGTTCCACCCTGGAAGGGATGAAAATGGAACTGACCCGGCAATATGTCTCCCAGGGTCGCTATGATGCGGGTATAGAAACCGATGTAACCTCGCTTCCCCGTAACCGTGTGGGTGTCAATATCAATATCGATGAGGGTACTACCGCCTCAATCCAGCATATCAATATTGTCGGCAATTCCGTGTATAACGATGAAGACCTATTGGATTTGTTTGAGCTGAAATCTACCGGCTGGTTATCCTGGATTAGCAGCGATGATAAATACGCTAAAGAAAAACTCTCCGGCGATTTAAATACCTTAGAGTCCTATTACCTCGACCGGGGCTATATCAAATTCAGCATCGATTCATCCCAGGTTTCCGTCACCCCTGACCGCGAAGCGGTTTATATCACCGTCAATATTATTGAGGGCGATAAGTATGAAGTGGGTGAGGTCGATTTGTCGGGTGATATTGTATTGCCAGAGGCGCAACTTACCCCCTATATCCTGATCAAAAGCGGCCAGACTTTCTCTCAGGCAGCCGTGACCAGTACCGAAGAATGGCTGACCAAACGTCTGGGTAATGAAGGTTATAACTTTGCCAATGTTGAAGGTATTCCGGATATTAACGATGAAGACAAAACCGTAGCCATCAAGTTCTTTATCGACCCCGGCAAGCGTACCTATGTTAATCGTATAAACTTTGAGGGTAATACTCGAACGGCGGATGAAGTACTGCGCCGGGAAATGCGTCAGATGGAAAGCGCCCCCGCCTCATCGGCCAGTATTGAGCAATCCCGTGTTCGTTTGGAGCGCTTGGGTTATTTCAAACAAGCTCGTATCGATACTCAGGAAATTCCCGGTAGTGATGATTTAATTAACCTGCTCTATAGCGTAGAGGAACAATCTTCTGGCAGTATTGGCGCCAGTGTCGGTTTCTCTCAGGATAGCGGTATTCTGTTAGGCGCGAATATTCAGCAAGACAATTTCTTAGGTACGGGCAAACAGATTGGTATAGGCTTAAACAAAAGTGACTTCCTAACCAATATCCGTTTTAGTTTTGTTGATCCATACTACACCAAAGACGGCGTGAGTCGCGGTTTCTCGGTGTTCTACCGGGAAGCAGATCTCGATGAAATTAACGTATCTCGCTATACCACCAACACTCTGGGTACGAGCTTAAACTTTGGTTACCCCATTAAAGAAACTGAGCGTTTAGGTTTTAGCCTGGGTTATACCAATACCGAAATCAAAGCCGGTTTTGGTGCCGTACAGGAAATTGCCGCCAGCCCGCGCTTGTTTGATGTCGTTAGAGTTGATGGTGAAGATTGGTATCGGGATTATTATGAGTTCGAGCCAGATTCAACAGTAGAAGAAGTGCCGATTCGATTTATTGATGACAACGATAATGTTATCCCGGGTTTTGAGAGCATTTTATCGCCGCCGACTGTAGAAGGTTTCCTGGATACCAATGGCGATACCTTTGATAATTTTAGCATCACCACCAGTTGGACTCAGTCAACCCTAAACCGTGGTCGTATGGCAACCCGTGGTGCATCTCAGAGTTTGTCACTTGAGTTGACGGTGCCTGGCAGTGATTTGGAATATTTCAAATTAGTCTATAACGGCCAGGTGTTCTTCCCAATTACCCGTTCCTGGACCGTGCGTTTACGCACCGAGCTCGGCTATGGTGATGGTATTGGTAATGATGAGTTGCCATTCTTTAATAATTTCTACTCCGGTGGTTTTGGCTCAGTCCGAGGCTTTAAGAGTAATACCCTTGGGCCCCGTAGTACCCCGGCGCAAATCTACCAAACCGACAGGGCCAGAGTGGCTATCCAAGAGGGTGACGATGGTTGTGAAACCGTTAGCAATGGCTTCTGTGATGGCACCAATGGCACTATAGCACCAGGTGATCTGGTATTGGATAACAAACTGTCTTACGTGGCAGTTAACGATATCAATGGCGATACCAAAATATTCTTCAGCCCCTATGAAAATGATCCAGACCCCTTTGGTGGTAATGTCCTTATCGAAGGTGGTGCAGAATTATTATTCCCGCTACCCTTTATCAAAGATCAGCGTTCAGTGCGCACGGCGTTCTTTGTTGATGTGGGTAATGTCTTTAGTACCGAATGTGGTGACTCACAGGCTAACTGCTTTGAGGCAGACCTGGATGAGCTACGTTATTCTGTCGGTTTGGGGCTGAGTTGGATTACCGGTTTTGGCCCGCTAACCTTTAGTTATGCTAAACCGTTAAATGATAGCGAAGATGACGAAACTGAAGCTTTCCAGTTCTCTTTGGGAAGAAGCTTTTAA
- a CDS encoding OmpH family outer membrane protein has product MNKLIKLSLLALALCASVAANAEGKIAVLNAQQAIINTEVAQARLKALREESGYADNRKQLEALGKSYQDTVAQLQKDAAVMSAEQKQAEAKKIQEKRTDIEFVQRKLQTAEQQLLQAVAQEMAPKLQKAVSELIEAEGIGLLLNQQAAMHVDSSFNITAKVTDKLNQVQ; this is encoded by the coding sequence GTGAATAAACTGATTAAGCTAAGCCTGCTTGCCCTTGCTCTGTGTGCCTCTGTTGCCGCCAATGCTGAAGGCAAGATTGCAGTATTAAATGCGCAGCAAGCGATTATCAATACCGAAGTTGCTCAGGCGCGTTTAAAGGCTTTGCGTGAAGAGTCTGGTTATGCGGATAACCGCAAGCAATTGGAAGCTTTAGGTAAAAGCTATCAGGACACAGTTGCCCAATTGCAAAAAGATGCGGCGGTAATGAGTGCTGAGCAAAAGCAGGCTGAAGCGAAAAAAATTCAGGAAAAACGTACGGATATTGAATTTGTACAAAGAAAATTGCAAACCGCTGAGCAGCAGTTGTTACAGGCTGTCGCTCAGGAGATGGCACCTAAGTTACAAAAGGCGGTTAGTGAATTAATTGAAGCTGAAGGTATTGGCTTATTGCTTAACCAGCAGGCAGCAATGCATGTAGACAGCAGCTTTAATATTACGGCGAAAGTCACTGACAAACTTAACCAAGTTCAGTAA
- the lpxD gene encoding UDP-3-O-(3-hydroxymyristoyl)glucosamine N-acyltransferase yields MADHQYTLAELAELLEVTCVGDAEIVISGLATLASAGSGQLSFLANPKYQKALATTQAEAVIVAADMVDIGPANCLVSANPYLTYAKASQLFDQSSSTVAGIHPSAVISSSAAIDPSASIGPHVSIADNVVVGAATVIAAGCSIGKNTVLGEACLLHANVSLYHGVSLGDRVIIHSGAVIGSDGFGFAPSPDREKGGWVKIAQLGGVVVGDDVEIGAGCTIDRGALDNTRIGDRVILDNQVQIAHNVELGDNTAIAGCAAIAGSTQVGKNCTIAGGAGIVGHLTIADNVHITAFTLVTKSIAEAGAYSSGTPMQDSRSWRRSAVRFSQLDAMSKRLSDIEKKLD; encoded by the coding sequence ATGGCTGATCATCAATATACGCTGGCTGAATTAGCCGAGCTATTAGAGGTGACATGTGTAGGCGATGCGGAAATTGTTATTTCCGGGTTGGCTACACTGGCCAGTGCTGGCTCAGGTCAGCTGAGCTTTCTTGCCAATCCCAAATACCAAAAAGCTCTGGCGACTACTCAGGCCGAAGCGGTGATTGTAGCCGCTGATATGGTCGATATTGGCCCAGCCAATTGTCTGGTCTCTGCAAACCCTTACCTGACTTACGCCAAAGCTTCCCAGCTATTTGATCAATCTTCCTCCACGGTGGCGGGTATCCATCCATCCGCTGTGATCAGTTCAAGCGCAGCTATCGACCCATCCGCCAGTATTGGCCCCCATGTCAGCATTGCTGATAATGTGGTGGTTGGTGCGGCTACGGTGATTGCTGCGGGTTGCTCCATCGGCAAAAATACTGTGTTAGGCGAAGCCTGTTTGCTGCATGCCAATGTGAGCCTTTATCATGGTGTTAGCCTTGGTGACCGGGTGATTATTCATAGCGGCGCGGTTATTGGCAGCGACGGCTTTGGTTTTGCACCCTCTCCCGATAGAGAGAAGGGGGGGTGGGTCAAAATCGCCCAGTTGGGTGGTGTCGTGGTTGGTGATGATGTTGAAATTGGGGCCGGGTGTACCATTGACCGCGGAGCCCTGGATAACACCCGCATTGGTGATCGCGTTATCCTCGATAATCAGGTACAAATAGCCCATAACGTTGAATTGGGTGACAATACCGCCATCGCTGGCTGTGCAGCGATTGCGGGCAGTACCCAAGTCGGTAAAAACTGTACTATAGCGGGAGGTGCAGGCATTGTTGGTCATCTAACCATTGCCGATAATGTGCATATCACTGCCTTTACACTAGTGACTAAATCTATCGCTGAGGCAGGTGCTTATTCTTCGGGTACGCCAATGCAAGATAGCCGCAGCTGGCGCAGAAGCGCGGTAAGGTTTTCACAATTAGATGCTATGTCCAAACGTTTATCGGACATAGAAAAAAAATTAGATTAA
- the fabZ gene encoding 3-hydroxyacyl-ACP dehydratase FabZ, which produces MMDIKEIQEYLPHRYPFLLVDKVVELNLGESITAIKNVSINEPFFQGHFPQVSVMPGVLIVEAMAQAAGILGFKTSDKTPADGSIYLFVGADNVRFKRQVVPGDQLVLKVEYVSDRRGIWKFKCSSYVGDDLAATADIICADRPF; this is translated from the coding sequence ATGATGGATATAAAAGAAATACAAGAGTATTTGCCTCACCGCTATCCTTTTTTGTTAGTTGATAAGGTCGTAGAGCTCAACCTGGGCGAGTCCATTACCGCCATTAAAAATGTCTCCATCAATGAGCCGTTTTTTCAGGGCCATTTCCCGCAAGTATCGGTGATGCCCGGTGTATTAATTGTTGAAGCCATGGCTCAGGCCGCTGGTATTTTAGGCTTTAAAACCTCGGACAAAACACCGGCCGATGGTTCGATTTATTTATTTGTTGGCGCAGACAATGTACGTTTTAAGCGTCAGGTTGTGCCGGGTGACCAGTTGGTACTCAAAGTCGAGTATGTCTCTGATCGCCGCGGTATCTGGAAATTTAAGTGCAGCTCTTATGTCGGCGATGACCTCGCTGCCACGGCTGATATTATTTGTGCTGATAGGCCGTTTTGA
- the lpxA gene encoding acyl-ACP--UDP-N-acetylglucosamine O-acyltransferase: MIDPRAIIDPSATVADDAEIGPWTIIGADVHIGSGTVVASHVVIKGPTTIGANNKIYQFSSVGEDTPDLKYQGEPTRLVIGDNNVIREGVTIHRGTVQDRGETIIGDNNLFMAYAHIGHDSVVGNHTIFVNNASVAGHVHVGDWAILAGYTLVHQFCSIGAHSFTGYGSHLSKDVPAYVTVNGQPAEPKTVNVEGLRRRGFSSEAITAIRRAYKVVYRQGLTTEEALVKLREMQQEHPEIGLLTESLEASTRGIVR; this comes from the coding sequence TTGATAGATCCTCGAGCGATTATTGACCCCAGTGCCACGGTAGCCGACGATGCAGAGATTGGCCCGTGGACCATTATTGGGGCAGATGTACATATTGGTTCTGGTACAGTGGTGGCTTCCCATGTTGTTATAAAGGGGCCGACAACGATCGGTGCTAACAACAAGATATACCAGTTTTCCTCAGTGGGTGAAGATACTCCGGACCTGAAATATCAGGGAGAACCCACCCGTTTAGTGATTGGCGATAATAATGTTATTCGCGAGGGTGTCACTATTCACCGGGGCACAGTGCAGGATCGCGGCGAAACCATTATTGGTGATAATAATCTGTTTATGGCCTATGCCCATATTGGCCATGATTCGGTGGTCGGTAACCATACGATTTTTGTCAACAACGCCTCGGTTGCAGGCCATGTCCATGTGGGTGATTGGGCCATACTGGCGGGTTATACGTTGGTGCACCAGTTTTGCTCTATTGGCGCCCATAGTTTTACCGGCTATGGCAGTCACCTCAGCAAAGATGTTCCCGCCTATGTTACGGTCAACGGCCAGCCCGCAGAACCTAAAACCGTGAATGTTGAAGGCCTGCGTCGCAGGGGCTTTAGCAGTGAAGCGATTACCGCTATCCGCCGGGCTTATAAAGTGGTTTACCGTCAGGGCCTAACCACCGAAGAAGCTCTGGTTAAGCTGCGTGAAATGCAGCAGGAGCACCCTGAGATTGGCCTGTTAACAGAGTCTTTAGAGGCTTCAACACGCGGTATAGTGCGTTAA